From a region of the Clupea harengus chromosome 9, Ch_v2.0.2, whole genome shotgun sequence genome:
- the LOC105912438 gene encoding arf-GAP with Rho-GAP domain, ANK repeat and PH domain-containing protein 1, with the protein MGWLDKNPPQGSLIFQKRWVKLDSEYLRYYDNDKEVYSKRIIPTGCITGVICVGEQKFEVVTHNRTFLFRAESDAERTEWVRVLQDLMSQQQQGRDLTFNPTVTPVLQGYLELRGLRSKLYTVVSADKVFLYKNQEDFKLGIGITSIDMNVGNIKDTDRRAFDLTTPYRIFSFVADSEQLREQWVCVMRESISAAL; encoded by the exons ATGGGCTGGCTGGACAAGAACCCGCCCCAGGG gtcaCTGATCTTCCAGAAACGTTGGGTGAAGCTGGACTCCGAGTACCTGCGTTACTATGACAATGACAAG GAGGTGTACTCTAAGAGGATCATCCCCACCGGCTGTATCACCGGGGTGATCTGTGTGGGAGAGCAGAAGTTTGAGGTGGTCACACACAACCGCACCTTTCTCTTCAGGGCGGAGAGtgacg ctgagaGGACGGAGTGGGTGAGAGTCCTGCAGGATCTGATGTCGCAGCAGCAGCAAGGTCGCGACCTGACCTTTAACCCCACGGTGACCCCGGTCCTGCAGGGTTACCTGGAGCTGCGAGGTCTCCGCTCCAAACTCTACACTGTGGTGTCCGCAGACAAGGTCTTCCTCTACAAGAaccaagag gactttAAGTTGGGTATAGGGATCACCAGTATCGATATGAATGTGGGGAACATTAAGGATACGGACCGCAGAGCCTTCGACCTAACCACACCCTACAGAATcttcag tttcgtGGCAGACTCGGAGCAGCTGAGggagcagtgggtgtgtgtgatgagggagaGCATCTCCGCGGCGctctaa